Proteins encoded in a region of the Carassius gibelio isolate Cgi1373 ecotype wild population from Czech Republic chromosome B5, carGib1.2-hapl.c, whole genome shotgun sequence genome:
- the gpsm1a gene encoding G-protein-signaling modulator 1, which yields MENRRCQDPKQPNAQAKEASSGPQSSMPQSPLLSGASSLISLTQTEEFFDLIASSQSRRLDDQRASIGDRLGIRIGQNNVGHLCEACSPQEPSDEFFNMLIKYQSSRINDQRCSLPPASDPDEDFFSLIQRVQSKRMDEQRVSFPSDEKDETELNYKSKTSEGSS from the exons ATGGAGAACCGGCGCTGCCAGGACCCTAAACAGCCAAATGCCCAGGCCAAAGAGGCCTCATCTGGGCCCCAGTCCTCCATGCCCCAGTCTCCTTTACTGTCTGGAGCCTCCTCCCTCATCTCCCTTACCCAGACAGAGGAGTTCTTTGACCTGATAGCCAGTTCCCAAAGCCGCAGACTGGATGACCAGAGAGCCAGTATAGGGGACCGTCTGGGCATCAGGATAGGACAGAACAATGTGGGACACTTGTGTGAGGCATGTAGTCCACAGGAACCTAGTGATGAGTTTTTCAACATGCTTATAAAGTATCAG TCCTCCAGAATCAATGACCAGAGATGCTCTTTGCCACCAGCATCAGACCCAGATGAAGACTTCTTCAGCCTTATTCAGAGGGTGCAATCCAAACGCATGGATGAACAACGGGTTTCTTTTCCTTCTGATGAAAAGGATGAAACAGAATTAAATTATAAGTCCAAAACCTCTGAGGGCTCAAGCTAG
- the LOC127958582 gene encoding uncharacterized protein LOC127958582: protein MDNKYTPIARKTITEKHIPLLVDQVKDSIKRKLQTQSSVSITADIWSDRTMRSFFGVTAHGLNQDGNQLESFLLDCRRFCGRHSGDNIAMAFDEIIDEYNIASKVRYIITDNAANMKCAFKVKLPQEEQHSDGSDAEEENLDDESLWEDVTWEDETIMVRTRQRLSCFAHSLQLVVHDGMKEAKAFSSALAKMSKLTSLLHTSTTFKERFEATFGTDRSIPAATSTRWNSTFKQLQALTALDHRDLTQICSSDFQHVLFSVREWNQLKDLVSVLFPFAEATDLTEGEKMVTISMVVPTVLDLNTHLLQISESRSHCRPLATALRQSLLKRFSGIFVRTKMVEQTGKEDQFNHNVYFLATMLDPQFGLNWVDLDVTNNESTDSVKKFREDLKRTLIDTLTAEVEVIADGDMLHSGGDADETTDSPPGKCPRLLARYRAHKHLSHSAKDACISTQIHKYFDAIQDTDTNTALEFWSTNRERFPQLYSLAVKVLSIPASSAPVERVFSKGGLIMRPHRARLTHKMVTALVFLKSNMALV, encoded by the exons ATGGACAACAAATATACTCCCATTGCAAGAAAAACAATCACTGAAAAACACATTCCTTTGTTGGTTGATCAGGTGAAAGATTCAATTAAAAGGAAGCTCCAGACCCAATCATCTGTGTCCATAACTGCTGATATATGGTCTGATCGAACCATGCGGTCCTTCTTCGGTGTTACAGCCCATGGATTAAACCAAGATGGAAATCAGCTGGAATCCTTTCTTTTAGACTGTAGGAGGTTTTGTGGGAGACACAGTGGAGACAACATAGCTATGGCATTTGACGAGATCATTGATGAATATAACATAGCAAGTAAAGTCAGGTACATTATAACTGATAATGCAGCCAATATGAAGTGTGCATTCAAAGTCAAGCTACCACAGGAAGAGCAGCACAGTGATGGCAGTGATGCAGAAGAGGAAAATTTAGATGATGAGAGTCTTTGGGAGGATGTGACCTGGGAAGACGAGACTATCATGGTCAGAACAAGACAAAGGCTGTCATGTTTTGCACATTCTCTGCAATTAGTTGTACATGATGGAATGAAAGAAGCCAAGGCCTTTTCTTCAGCACTTgccaaaatgtcaaaattaaccTCATTACTTCACACAAGTACTACATTTAAAGAACGATTTGAGGCTACATTTGGGACAGATAGATCAATTCCTGCAGCTACATCCACACGCTGGAACAGTACATTCAAGCAGCTACAGGCCCTTACAGCACTTGACCATAGGGATCTCACACAAATTTGCAGTTCAGACTTTCAACATGTTCTTTTTTCAGTTCGTGAATGGAATCAACTGAAGGATTTAGTTTCTGTTCTCTTTCCTTTTGCGGAAGCAACAGACCTTACAGAGGGTGAGAAAATGGTCACTATTAGTATGGTGGTCCCCACTGTACTTGATTTAAACACTCATCTGCTCCAAATCTCAGAGTCACGAAGCCATTGCCGGCCACTAGCCACAGCCCTTCGGCAATCACTTTTAAAGAGATTCTCTGGGATCTTTGTGAGAACCAAAATGGTTGAGCAAACTGGGAAAGAGGACCAGTTCAACCATAATGTCTATTTCTTGGCAACAATGCTTGATCCTCAGTTTGGCTTGAACTGGGTTGATCTAGATGTAACCAACAATGAGAGTACAGATTCGGTGAAGAAATTCAGAGAGGATCTGAAAAGAACACTTATAG ATACTTTGACTGCAGAAGTTGAGGTCATAGCGGATGGAGACATGTTGCATTCTGGAGGTGATGCTGATGAAACCACAGATTCTCCTCCTGGCAAATGCCCACGACTTCTAGCTCGCTACCGAGCCCACAAGCACCTGAGCCACTCAGCTAAGGATGCATGCATTTCAACTCAGATACACAAGTACTTTGATGCCATTCAagacacagacacaaatacagcACTTGAATTTTGGTCGACAAACAGGGAGAGATTCCCACAGCTTTACTCTCTGGCTGTAAAAGTGCTGTCTATTCCAGCatcctctgcaccagtagagcGTGTCTTTAGCAAAGGGGGCCtcatcatgagaccacatcgtgcacGCTTAACTCATAAAATGGTCACAGCTCTTGTATTTTTGAAAAGCAATATGGCCCTGGTTTAG